The sequence GTAATACTTCTTTATAGTTTTCGCGAATGGCGACTTCATCTTCAACGATGGCGATGCGTTTCATGATCTTTAACCTTTCAATATTGATTATCGTGATTGTGCTTATCGATAATCGCTCGGCAGCTTACTCTACTACCGGTTAACCTTAATTGAGTGTGACTATACAGTAAAACCACAAGGTAAAAAGCTAACTTAAGCGATTGCCTTTTTGTTGCCACAATTGATAGTCGCAATGCCATTTTTTCTCCCCGTCAAAGTCATCTCTATTCGTTTAAATGTTCATATCGAATTGAAGCGAAGTTACACCTCCGCTCAGAACAGACATATAACGTTAATGACAGTAGGGAAGAATAAGATGAAGAAACAATTGATTGCCGCATTAGTGATGAGTTCATTAACATTTTCCAATATGAGTTATGCGTCGGATACTGAAAATCAAAGAGAACACCATGAAGAGCTAATCGGCGTGGGATCAGGGATCGTCCTAGGTGCCGTCGTCGGCGGCCCCATTGGCGCTATCATCGGCGCGTTTACCGGAGGCATTATAGGGAAATCGGTTGGCGATGATACTGAGATTGAATCTCAACAGGTAAAATTAAGCGAGCAAGCAACCACCATTAACCAACTCAGTGAAGATAACCAGTCTCTGGCACTCATCTCTAATCAGTATGAATCGGTACAAGGTGAATTGGCCGAACTTAAGCTGGTAAGGCAGCAAAAATTGACTGAGATGGAACTTGGCTTAAACATTCAATTTAAGACTGGCTCCTCTCAGTTAGAAACACACTTCCAGCCTCAATTGGATGAATTAGCGAGTGTGTTGGGAATGTCTAATGATCTCAAGTTAGATCTGACCGGATATGCCGATCGTCGTGGGGAGTCGACCTACAATCAGGCTCTGTCAGAGCAGAGGGTCGCCGAGGTGAAGAGCTATCTGGTAAGTCAGGGGGTGAGTGAACAAAGATTAACGGCTAGTGCTTACGGTGCCAGTGCTCCGATTACTTCTGAGCAGAGTTTCGAAAATGACTTCTTCGATCGTAGGGTAACGATTAAGTTTGTATCACAAGACACGGCCATTGCTGCCAACCATTAATCGGTTTTCATAATAAAGGAATATAAAGATGAGAACTGGTTTGTGTCTACATCATCATTTAAATGTACAAGCCCCTCTTAGGAGGGGGCTGAGCTCTGCTATTTCCGGGATAGTCATATTGATGGCATCTTGGGTTAATACGGCACAAGCCGTGGATGCCGTGGAGATAACCCAGGGAAGTTTTGTGTATCATAAGCAAGGAGAAAATGAGCCTCAGGTGGCGATGCCGCTGAACACAGATGTTCAGATGAAGATCTCCGGATGGGTCAATCGAGTCACAGTCACCCAGACATTCAGAAATGATAGTGACTATTGGTTAAATGGTAGCTATCTATTTCCCTTGCCAAATGAGGCTGCGGTAGATCATATGCGCTTGATCGTTGGCCAAAAGGTCATAGAGGGCCAAGTTAGGGAAAGGGAAGAGGCTAAGAAACAGTTCGAACAAGCCAAGGATGCAGGTCAAAGAGCCAGTTTGGTGGAGCAATCCAGACCAAATATCTTTACTACCTCCGTCGCTAACTTGGGGCCAGCTGAAACCTTAGTGGTTGAGATAAGTTACCAAGAGTTAGTTAAGTATGAAAAAGGTGAATTTAGCCTCAGGTTTCCTATGTTAGTTAATCCCAGATATGAGTCTGAACTTAGATCTGAGAAAGATAAATCCCCCCCCTCAACTGAGAGATTACTGGCGCAGTTTGTTGACTCAAGTTATGGCTATGGGGAAGGCAGAGGTACTGGTGCAAAGGTGAGGATAGACATAGATCTCGATGCGGGTACAGAGCTGAGTGAGATAACCAGTGTTTACCATGATATAGAAAAGCATCCAGTTACTAATACTCAATATCGACTCAAACTCGTGGGCGATACACCAGCCAACAGAGATTTTGTACTGAAATGGTCGCCGGTTTCGGGTAGCGAACCCGTTGCGGCCATCTATGCCCAGCATGGCCAAACCCATAGGGAAACAGACGCTTCACAAGAGAGCAGCGATTATGCCTTATTGATGCTGATCCCGCCGGAAACGGGTAAGAGTAATGGCGTTATTGCCAGAGAACTGATACTCGTTATCGATACTTCTGGCTCTATGTCCGGTGAGGCAATTGAACAAGCCAAAAAGGCGATGGGTTATGCACTAGCTGGGTTAGGTGTACGTGACAGCTTCAATATCATAGAGTTTAATTCAAATGTACATTCGTTATCACCACAATCTCTTCCCGCCACGGCAAAAAATATCGGTAGGGCTAATCAGTTTATACGCACCTTAAGGGCCGATGGCGGCACAGAGATGGGGCTTGCACTGACTCGTGCGCTGGGTAGCGAGGTTAAATCGGCTTATCTTCAGGAAGAAGAACACTCTGATTCAGATAGTGCTAGGTTGAAACAAGTCTTGTTTATGACAGATGGGGCCGTGGCGAATGAGAAAGACTTGTTCAACCTTATTGAGGAGAATATTGGTCATTCGAGATTATTCACAATAGGAATAGGCTCGGCACCTAACTCACATTTTATGGAGAGAGCGGCTGAGAAAGGTAGAGGGAGCTTCACTTATATTGGCAATCTCGATGAGGTGCAGCAGAAAATAGAATCGCTACTGTATAAGATAGAGCATCCACAAGTAACGGATATTGAACTGCACTATGGCGATGGCACTATTCCCGATCATTGGCCAATTAGTGTTCCAGATCTGTATGCCAATGAACCTCTGTTAGTCGCGATAAAGATGCGCCCTAAGATTTACCAAGCTTCGGCCTCTGAGTTAATCGTTTCGGGCATGATTGGCGAGCAATATTGGCATAGCCGTTTGTCTCTTAATGAGCGTAAATCCGCTGCAGGTTTAGATCTTGTCTGGGCCAGAAAGCTGATAGCCGCATTGGAGATGAGTGAAGATGGGGTTAACCAGACTAGAGTCAAAAAACAGGTGACAGCGTTAGCGCTTAAATATCATCTGGTGAGTCAGCATACCAGCTTAGTGGCAGTTGAGGTCTCTCCTGCAAAGCCTTCGTCCGTGGTGTCAAATAATGCCAGTGTGGTGCAGTCAACGCCATTTGGCTGGCAGGCCCCTGTGGGCTATTTGCCTCAGACCGGAGGTGAGAGTCGTTTGCTTATCATGATGGGCATGATCTTGCTGGGCTTAGGCTTAGCGTATTTGGCAAGTTTTAGCCTAGATAAGGGAGCAGGGCTAAGGGTACTGCATAGCTTAGCTGTGCAGAGAAGGCGACAAGAAGTGTCAATTCAGGCAAAAGGAGAGTATGGCGACAATGTACATGGACCATCAAAAGGCTTGGAGATATGAGTGGGTTACGGGTGGGGCGTATAGCACTCTGCAGTAGTGTGATATTGACCGGATTATTACTATTGGGAGGAGGTTCATATATGCAAGCTAAGGCGTACTTCGCACAATATCTTATTCAGCAAGCCTGGCGACAAACCTTAGAGGATAAGCAACCCCACAAACCATGGAGCTGGGCAGATACTTACCCTGTGGCTAAACTGACCTTGATGACGGAAGATGATTTAGGCAATGAAGACAGAACTTTTTATGTATTGTCAGGTGCATCAGGCAGAAATTTAGCCTTCGGGCCTACTATGGTTCAAGGTAGAGGCCTGCAGACCGAGGGGGGGAACAGAATCATAGCGGGTCATAATGATACCCATTTTTCTGTGTTGAACGGGATTAAAGCTGGACGGGTGTTAAAATTTCAAGACGCGGACAAGCATACGAGTTTATACCGGGTATCTTCGACTCAAATTGTGCACGAATCTGACACCCGTGCGCTTATGCCAAGTTACTATGACCAATTAACGTTAATTACTTGCTATCCATTTAATGCATTACAAACAGGCAGTCCTTACAGACTCATAGTGAGGGCTCTGCCGGTGTAGTAAGGTATTATTTAGCTGGATATGGGCATTACCCTGTTCCGGCCCAGGCGCTTGGCCTCATAGAGAAGTTTGTCCGCTTTTTCTATGAGCTCAGTACCCTCGAGATTTGTATTCCATTGTGCGACGCCGAATGATGCGGTGATCTTATTGATAAGAATGTCTTTTCTTCTGTCTTTAAGGGATACTTTTTCCAGCCCTCGCCGCATGGCTTCGGCCAGATGACGAGAGGAACTAAGTTGGCTTTTAGGTATGATGACGGCAAACTCTTCGCCACCATATCGATAGAGTTTTGCGCCATCTCTGCAGGCTTCTTTTAATCGCTTTGCGACCGCTTTAAGTACTTGATCGCCGAGCTGATGACCATAATTGTCATTAAATGCCTTGAAATGGTCAATATCTATGAGGATTAGGCACAAGCCGTCAGGTGATTGACTCAGGGAGCCACTAAGATCGTTATCGAATGCACGGCGATTGAAGATACCGGTCAGTGCATCGTAGAGTACGATTTGTTCGGATTTAGCTAGTTGGTGCTTTAATGCATCTATCTCTTGCTGGGCTTTAGTAAGTTGACCGGTGAAAAACTGCGTGCTCGAACGTATGTCATCGGACTCTTTAACTAAACTTCTGACGATACCGAGTACCTTCTCTAAGCTGACGCCTTCTGACTCTATTCGATTTAATTTCTCGAAATTACTGTCGATACGACGCTGAAATTGAGTGGCATCTAAATTAGTATCTTTGAGAGAGTGAGATAGTTCAGTCGCCATCGCCTCGAGGGTTTGCCGCATGTCTAGGACATCGACTTCGACGGGGTCTGATACGTATTCGCGATACAGTATCTCGGCATTTACTGGAGGGCAGGTATCATGCTGCTCTATAACCGTGTCGAGTCGTTTATTTAATTCCGGACTTTGCTCTGATACATAGGTATACCAGAGCGCATAATTGGTTGGCGTGGTAGGAATTTGGTGCTTTAACATCAAAGGAACGGCTTTTTTCAAATTTCTGGCCGCTATTTTCATGATTTCTTTGGACATAACTCTCCCTAGACTAATACCAATCTAAGTTCTCTAGACTAACTACCAATTCAAATAAGTATAAGCACTGTGGTGGGTAAATGAGAGCATAGTTAAATAAGCGTAATAAAGAAGGAGCCAGAAGGGTGAATGTTTTCCTTTTCTGGCTCCTTATTAAGTGACTTTAGTGCTGATTCTTTTGGACTGGAGCCCAGTTTAACCATTTAGGTTCGAGTTTTTCATGTAAGGTAAAACTTGCACCGGGTGCCAGTTGATTGTTAGCCACGGTTTGTTGCTCTGTTACCACACCTACACCACCTGCCAATATGGTTTCTAATGATCCTGTCTCTATCTTAGCCCCTGAAAATAGCCCAACATCGACTTTTACACCGGAAAGATCCCAGAATTGACTCGTTTGATTGACCAAGTGGCGATATTGCCCATCTATATGGGCGAACATCTGCACTGAATTCCCTGTATCGGCGAGCTGATAAGCATCAATCGCACCAATTTTTATGCCTCTAAAAATAATGGGGGTTCCGGCTTTGATTGAGCCAAGGTTACTGTCCTCAAGAGTAAATTGTAACCAGTCCTCTTTGGCCTGAATCACTGGGGACACATGACCAATAAACTGCGTTCGGCTATGAGCACTGATTCCAGGTTTTACGCCGATATAGGGGCCGGTCAATAAGGTTTCAGGAGCCTCAATACCCGCGAGGGATATTTGAGCCTCAACAAGGAAATACTCGGCATCTTCTTGAGTAAAATGCTGGGCATAATTTCCATACAAATAGGCATCGACACTGACGCTTATTAGATCTTTATTTAAGGTGACGCGTTCGACAGAGCCTACTTTATGGCCTAAGTAACGTATAGGCGCCTTGGCTGCTAACTTAACGTCAGCCGGGAAGGTGAGGCTAATGGGTTTTGCCTGAGCGAGAGCAAGAGATTTAGACTCATATAGATGAGTTTGAGAGCCTATATCATCATCGTCGAGCAAACCTAAGGTGATACTGCCTTTTAATGCTCCTTGTATGGGAGCGATATCAATTTCGATGCCTGAAAGGGCTGCATTTACAGTGACGGCACTGTTTCGCCAAAAAACGCTATTAGCTTTGACTAATGGTTTGAATTGGTCTCGAATACTGATGTTAATATCGAAGTTCTCATTAGCCGAGTGCCAGTCAACTCCGTCGACCTGACCAATTTGCATCTTTTGATAGTAGACAGGTGAGCCAGGCGAAAGGCCTGCCCCATCCGAGCTCGTCAGAGATAATGTAAATTGATTGAGCTTGTCAAAATAATCATCAGCCGCATCTGTTGAGTGAAACAAAGCCAGTTGTGCATGATTTTTTGCCACTACCTTACTGGAGCCCTGTATCAGGCTGATAGCGCCTTTAGTCAAGGTGGA is a genomic window of Shewanella psychrophila containing:
- the pdsO gene encoding sortase-associated OmpA-like protein PdsO, with amino-acid sequence MKKQLIAALVMSSLTFSNMSYASDTENQREHHEELIGVGSGIVLGAVVGGPIGAIIGAFTGGIIGKSVGDDTEIESQQVKLSEQATTINQLSEDNQSLALISNQYESVQGELAELKLVRQQKLTEMELGLNIQFKTGSSQLETHFQPQLDELASVLGMSNDLKLDLTGYADRRGESTYNQALSEQRVAEVKSYLVSQGVSEQRLTASAYGASAPITSEQSFENDFFDRRVTIKFVSQDTAIAANH
- a CDS encoding marine proteobacterial sortase target protein, translated to MRTGLCLHHHLNVQAPLRRGLSSAISGIVILMASWVNTAQAVDAVEITQGSFVYHKQGENEPQVAMPLNTDVQMKISGWVNRVTVTQTFRNDSDYWLNGSYLFPLPNEAAVDHMRLIVGQKVIEGQVREREEAKKQFEQAKDAGQRASLVEQSRPNIFTTSVANLGPAETLVVEISYQELVKYEKGEFSLRFPMLVNPRYESELRSEKDKSPPSTERLLAQFVDSSYGYGEGRGTGAKVRIDIDLDAGTELSEITSVYHDIEKHPVTNTQYRLKLVGDTPANRDFVLKWSPVSGSEPVAAIYAQHGQTHRETDASQESSDYALLMLIPPETGKSNGVIARELILVIDTSGSMSGEAIEQAKKAMGYALAGLGVRDSFNIIEFNSNVHSLSPQSLPATAKNIGRANQFIRTLRADGGTEMGLALTRALGSEVKSAYLQEEEHSDSDSARLKQVLFMTDGAVANEKDLFNLIEENIGHSRLFTIGIGSAPNSHFMERAAEKGRGSFTYIGNLDEVQQKIESLLYKIEHPQVTDIELHYGDGTIPDHWPISVPDLYANEPLLVAIKMRPKIYQASASELIVSGMIGEQYWHSRLSLNERKSAAGLDLVWARKLIAALEMSEDGVNQTRVKKQVTALALKYHLVSQHTSLVAVEVSPAKPSSVVSNNASVVQSTPFGWQAPVGYLPQTGGESRLLIMMGMILLGLGLAYLASFSLDKGAGLRVLHSLAVQRRRQEVSIQAKGEYGDNVHGPSKGLEI
- a CDS encoding class GN sortase yields the protein MSGLRVGRIALCSSVILTGLLLLGGGSYMQAKAYFAQYLIQQAWRQTLEDKQPHKPWSWADTYPVAKLTLMTEDDLGNEDRTFYVLSGASGRNLAFGPTMVQGRGLQTEGGNRIIAGHNDTHFSVLNGIKAGRVLKFQDADKHTSLYRVSSTQIVHESDTRALMPSYYDQLTLITCYPFNALQTGSPYRLIVRALPV
- a CDS encoding GGDEF domain-containing protein; translated protein: MSKEIMKIAARNLKKAVPLMLKHQIPTTPTNYALWYTYVSEQSPELNKRLDTVIEQHDTCPPVNAEILYREYVSDPVEVDVLDMRQTLEAMATELSHSLKDTNLDATQFQRRIDSNFEKLNRIESEGVSLEKVLGIVRSLVKESDDIRSSTQFFTGQLTKAQQEIDALKHQLAKSEQIVLYDALTGIFNRRAFDNDLSGSLSQSPDGLCLILIDIDHFKAFNDNYGHQLGDQVLKAVAKRLKEACRDGAKLYRYGGEEFAVIIPKSQLSSSRHLAEAMRRGLEKVSLKDRRKDILINKITASFGVAQWNTNLEGTELIEKADKLLYEAKRLGRNRVMPISS